The Gloeobacter morelensis MG652769 genome contains the following window.
CTTGAGGCGGCGGCAGACGGTCAGATCCCCGCCGCCCGTTGCCGAATCGAGGGCAAAGGTGACGGTCACCGCCACTTCGCCCTTGGCGGCCCCCTGGTGGATCAGATCCGAGAGCTTCTCGGCGCGCATCCCCCGGCTGGTCGAAAGCCCGAGAGCAAACAGCAGCGCGTCGATGATGTTCGATTTGCCCGACCCGTTCGGCCCCGAGACGACCGTAAAACCTTCGAGCAGGGGGATGCGGGTGTAGGGGCCAAAGGACTTGAAGCGCTCAATCTCAAGACACTTCAAATGCATACAGGAAACTCGTGGGCAAATGTCCCATTGCGGTTTCAGTGATTCTACATATAGCGTCGTATTTCCGCAAGTCCCCCGGCCCAATACACCACTTTTAGGGAAGTGCCGGACGTCTGGAGCTAGGGAATGTCGGCAACCCACAGTAGATAAGGGGCAAAAGCGCTGGAGCCGAGTGCATTGCACAGCCGCAAATCGGCGCTCACCATCCGGCAACCGCGATGCACGGCTAGAGCGAGATAGAGACTGTCGTAGACGGTGCGGCCGGTGCGCAGAGCAATCGCCAGAGCCGGTTCGACCAGCGGCGCGGAGGAGAAAATTTTTAGAGGCATGACGCTCAGCCCGCGCAGGATCTCTTGAGCCTTGCTCTCGCTCAAAACATTGCCGCGCCCCATTCTCCACAGTGCATTGCCGACTTCGACAAACAACAGCGAAGGGGCCAGAAGTTCATGCTCTCCAGTGAGCAAACGTCCG
Protein-coding sequences here:
- a CDS encoding type II toxin-antitoxin system VapC family toxin — translated: MSRYVVDANVALKWFFPEVYSDAAGRLLTGEHELLAPSLLFVEVGNALWRMGRGNVLSESKAQEILRGLSVMPLKIFSSAPLVEPALAIALRTGRTVYDSLYLALAVHRGCRMVSADLRLCNALGSSAFAPYLLWVADIP